The following DNA comes from Candidatus Nitrosotalea okcheonensis.
GAGAGTCTGTTACTAAATTCACCGTTAACTGGAATTATTACCTTGTCACCTTTCTTTACCATGTTTACAACAGAAGCTTCTACTGCACCTGTTCCAGATGCACTGAGAGCTACTACATCACTTGTTGTATCAAAGATTTTCTGACTCTTTTCAATAGTATCTACATACAACTTGACAAAATCTTTACTTCTGTGATTTATCATGTGGGTAAACATTGAACGTGTTACTCTTTCTGGAACATTCGTTGGTCCTGGTAACATGACTAGATATTCCAAATAAATTCTCCAATTTGCAAGCAAGTTAACCGCTATTTATAATTAAAGAATTTTGGCAAGTCTGCTTTTTGCGTCTATTTTTAAGAGCACCTGTTTGGTTCCTTCAGGAACAAGATCGGACCAATCTTTGCCACTTGTGATCATCTCCCGAATATTTGTTCCGGATATTGTATCTCTCTTCAAAAGAGGAACTTCAAAGACACTTTTTCCTCTTTTTTTGTATAATGTAATAGTAAATTCGTCATTTGAAAAGACAATATCATATGGAGGTACAATTGAATCAACATGATAAGTCCATCTCTCATGATCGCCAGTATCGGGTACAAAAAATATCTTGACACGTTCTAATATCTTAGAATCAAGAGATGAAAGAATCATTTCCTTTCGTTCATCGGCTGTGAATGGATTTCTTTTTTCATAACTTCTGTTTGAGCTTCCAATTCCAATCCACAAATTGTCAACCTTTGACAATCCAATCTTTACAGCTTCGAGGTGTCCCTTGTGGAACGGTTGGAATCTACCAATTAGGAGACCATCCATTGTCGGGATCTTGTTATACATGTTTAAAAAACCATCATTAATTAGATTCCAAAATTAAACGAGTTAGTCATGGAGCCAATAAAGATAGACGGTGGATGGGGTGAAGGTGGAGGACAGATAATTCGAAGTGCAGTCACCTTGTCTGCAATTACAGGTAAACCTGTTGAGATAGAAAACATCAGAAAGAATCGAAAGGTTCCAGGTCTTAGGCCACAACATTTGCTTGGAATAAAAATATTGTCAAAGATCTGCCAAGCTAGAGTAGAAGGACTTTATGTGAATTCAACTTCATTAAAGTTTTCTCCTTCTCAAGGACTAGATTTAGATCTGCAAGAAGACATTGGCACTGCAGGTAGCATTCCACTTGTTTTGCAAGTGTTGATCCCTGCTGTATCACTGATGAAAAATAATTTGAGATTATCAATTGTTGGTGGCACAGATGTTCCTTGGAGTCCCACATCTGATTACACAAAACATGTTTTTTATGAAGCACTATCTAGAATTGGAATCAATTTTACGTTGGATATCAAAAAACGTGGATACTATCCAAAAGGAGGTGGACTTGTTGAAACCCAGATACAACCTTGTAAGAGTATAAATCCAATATCACTTCTTGAAAGGAGTACCGCATCTGCAAAATTGTTGTGCTCTTACTCTCACATTCCAAAAGAAATTGT
Coding sequences within:
- a CDS encoding nicotinamide-nucleotide adenylyltransferase, with product MYNKIPTMDGLLIGRFQPFHKGHLEAVKIGLSKVDNLWIGIGSSNRSYEKRNPFTADERKEMILSSLDSKILERVKIFFVPDTGDHERWTYHVDSIVPPYDIVFSNDEFTITLYKKRGKSVFEVPLLKRDTISGTNIREMITSGKDWSDLVPEGTKQVLLKIDAKSRLAKIL
- the rtcA gene encoding RNA 3'-terminal phosphate cyclase, which translates into the protein MEPIKIDGGWGEGGGQIIRSAVTLSAITGKPVEIENIRKNRKVPGLRPQHLLGIKILSKICQARVEGLYVNSTSLKFSPSQGLDLDLQEDIGTAGSIPLVLQVLIPAVSLMKNNLRLSIVGGTDVPWSPTSDYTKHVFYEALSRIGINFTLDIKKRGYYPKGGGLVETQIQPCKSINPISLLERSTASAKLLCSYSHIPKEIVEKEVYDVKDILAENEFDCEIMIKENNAIDRGCSMLIFSYDVNSITGSDSIYQKGLQGLGESIAKRFVESNLGVDLHLSDMLVVPLALVKETSAYRVKQITKHLETNLFVASKMTGCRYGIGKLDNGFEVRISGVSYT